Genomic segment of Streptomyces longhuiensis:
TCGGCAGGCTGCCGGGCGTCGGTCCCAAGAGCGCGCAGCGGATCGCCTTCCACATCCTGCAGGCGGAGCCGACGGACGTACGGCGTCTCGCGCAGGCCCTCATGGAGGTCAAGGCGAAGGTCCGCTTCTGCGCGACCTGCGGCAATGTGGCGCAGGAGGAGCTGTGCAACATCTGCCGCGACCCGCGCCGCGACCTGACGGTGATCTGCGTCGTCGAGGAGCCCAAGGACGTCGTCGCGATCGAGCGGACGCGTGAGTTCCGGGGCAAGTACCACGTGCTCGGCGGCGCGATCAGCCCCATCGAGGGCGTCGGCCCGGACGACCTGCGGATAAGGGAACTCCTCGCCCGTCTCGCCGACGGCACGGTCACCGAGCTGATCCTGGCCACGGACCCGAACCTGGAGGGCGAGGCCACGGCGACGTACCTCGCCCGCATGATCAAGCCGATGGGCCTCAAGGTCACCCGCCTGGCCAGCGGGCTCCCGGTCGGGGGCGACCTGGAATACGCGGACGAGGTCACGCTCGGCCGCGCCTTCGAGGGGAGACGACTCCTAGATGTCTGACGCCACGCTGAACACCGTCAAGGACCATCCGGACGACTTCGCGGTCCAGATCTCGGACCAGATCGAGTCCTTCCTCGTCGCGGTCGCCGAGGTGGCGAAGGGCGACGAGCCGGACTCGGCCGTGCCCTTCCTGCTCCTCGAGGTCTCCCAGCTGCTCCTCGCGGGAGGCCGGCTCGGCGCGCACGAGGACATCGTCCCCGACGAGCGCTACGAGCCCGATCTCGGCCCCGAGCCGGACGTCGACGACCTGCGCCAGAAGCTCGCCGCGCTCCTGGAGCCGATCGACGTCTACTCCGAGGTCTTCGACCCGTACGAGCCCCGCAAGGCGCCCGTCGCCTGCCGGATCTCGGACGACCTCGCCGACGTGATGGCCGATCTGCGCCACGGCATGGCGCACTACCGCGCGGGCCGCACCACCGAGGCCCTGTGGTGGTGGCAGTTCTCCTACTTCTCGAACTGGGGCTCCACGGCGTCCGGCGCCCTGCGCGCGCTCCAGTCCCTGGTCGCGCACGTCCGCCTCAACCAGCCGCTGGACGACCTGGACGGCCTCGACACCGACGAGGACCTCGCCGAGGAGGCCCTGGCCGAGGCCGCGGGCAAGGTCATGGCGGAGGAGATCGCGGGTCCGCTGGGGCTCCGTACGGTGAAATGAGCCCCGCCCCGTGGGTGCTCGCCGGTGAAACGCACCGGCCGGTGAAGTGACCCACCCCACTTTTCCGGTTGCCGGGCTGGGGCGCGGGCATGCGCCTGTCCGAGCGGCCGGAGCGAGAAGCCCCCACCGGGTCCCTGTACCCGGTGATCACCTTCTGAGCGGGACATCTCAGGATGTGGTATTCCCGGGGCTGATTTCGGCCGCTCGTTAGACTGAGCCGACCGAGACAAACTGAGCGAGGAGCGCACGTGGGCCTTGTCGTGCAGAAGTACGGAGGCTCCTCCGTAGCCGATGCCGAAGGCATCAAGCGGGTCGCCAAGCGAATCGTCGACGCCAAGAAGAACGGCAACCAGGTGGTTGTCGTGGTGTCCGCGATGGGCGACACGACGGATGAGTTGATCGATCTCGCCGGGCAGGTATCCCCGATCCCTGCCGGGCGCGAATTCGACATGCTGCTGACCGCCGGAGAGCGGATCTCCATGGCCCTGCTGGCCATGGCGATCAAAAACCTGGGCCACGAGGCCCAGTCGTTCACGGGCAGTCAGGCCGGCGTCATCACCGACTCGGTCCACAACAAAGCCCGGATCATCGATGTGACCCCGGGACGGATCAGGACGGCGCTCGACGAGGGCAACATCGCCATCGTCGCCGGGTTCCAGGGCGTCAGCCAGGACAAGAAGGACATCACCACGCTCGGCCGTGGCGGGTCCGACACGACCGCCGTCGCCCTCGCCGCGGCCCTCGACGCCGAGGTGTGCGAGATCTACACCGACGTCGACGGCGTGTTCACCGCCGACCCGCGCGTCGTGAAGAAGGCGCGGAAGATCGACTGGATCTCCTTCGAGGACATGCTGGAGCTCGCCAGCTCCGGGTCCAAGGTGCTGCTCCACCGCTGTGTGGAGTACGCGCGCCGCTACAACATCCCGATCCACGTCCGCTCGTCCTTCTCGGGACTGCAGGGCACCTGGGTCAGCAACGAACCGCACTTTGATCAAGGGGACCAGAAGGTGGAGCAGGCCATCATCTCCGGTGTCGCTCACGACACCTCCGAGGCGAAGATCACCGTCGTCGGTGTCCCGGACAAGCCCGGGGAGGCCGCGAACATCTTCCGCGCCATCGCGGACTCCCAGGTCAACATCGACATGATCGTGCAGAACGTGTCCGCGGCCTCGACCGGCCTGACGGACATCTCCTTCACTCTCCCGAAGACCGAGGGCCGCAAGGCCATCGACGCCCTGGAGAAGACGAAGACCGCGGTCGGCTTCGAGTCCCTGCGCTACGACGACCAGATCGCCAAGATCTCCCTCGTGGGCGCCGGTATGAAGACGAACCCGGGTGTCACGGCCGGGTTCTTCGAGGCGCTCAGCGACGCGGGGGTGAACATCGAGCTCATCTCGACCTCCGAGATCCGTATCTCGGTCGTCACGCGCGCGGACGATGTGAACGAGGCCGTGCGCGCCGTGCACACCGCCTTCGGGCTCGACTCGGACTCCGACGAGGCCGTGGTCTACGGAGGCACCGGACGCTGATGGCTCAGACCGACAGGCCGACACTCGCGGTCGTGGGAGCGACCGGGGCCGTCGGCACGGTCATGCTCCAGATCCTTTCGCAGCACGCGGACATCTGGGGCGA
This window contains:
- the recR gene encoding recombination mediator RecR, producing MYEGVVQDLIDELGRLPGVGPKSAQRIAFHILQAEPTDVRRLAQALMEVKAKVRFCATCGNVAQEELCNICRDPRRDLTVICVVEEPKDVVAIERTREFRGKYHVLGGAISPIEGVGPDDLRIRELLARLADGTVTELILATDPNLEGEATATYLARMIKPMGLKVTRLASGLPVGGDLEYADEVTLGRAFEGRRLLDV
- a CDS encoding DUF5063 domain-containing protein, encoding MSDATLNTVKDHPDDFAVQISDQIESFLVAVAEVAKGDEPDSAVPFLLLEVSQLLLAGGRLGAHEDIVPDERYEPDLGPEPDVDDLRQKLAALLEPIDVYSEVFDPYEPRKAPVACRISDDLADVMADLRHGMAHYRAGRTTEALWWWQFSYFSNWGSTASGALRALQSLVAHVRLNQPLDDLDGLDTDEDLAEEALAEAAGKVMAEEIAGPLGLRTVK
- a CDS encoding aspartate kinase; its protein translation is MGLVVQKYGGSSVADAEGIKRVAKRIVDAKKNGNQVVVVVSAMGDTTDELIDLAGQVSPIPAGREFDMLLTAGERISMALLAMAIKNLGHEAQSFTGSQAGVITDSVHNKARIIDVTPGRIRTALDEGNIAIVAGFQGVSQDKKDITTLGRGGSDTTAVALAAALDAEVCEIYTDVDGVFTADPRVVKKARKIDWISFEDMLELASSGSKVLLHRCVEYARRYNIPIHVRSSFSGLQGTWVSNEPHFDQGDQKVEQAIISGVAHDTSEAKITVVGVPDKPGEAANIFRAIADSQVNIDMIVQNVSAASTGLTDISFTLPKTEGRKAIDALEKTKTAVGFESLRYDDQIAKISLVGAGMKTNPGVTAGFFEALSDAGVNIELISTSEIRISVVTRADDVNEAVRAVHTAFGLDSDSDEAVVYGGTGR